From the genome of Pseudomonas sp. WJP1:
AGGCCGGACACTTCACCCTGCCAGCAACGCTCGACCACCTGGGCCATGGCGGCCGCGGCTTTGCCGGCACCGATGACGATTACCCGACCGCTGCGGTCGGCAGGCAGATGGGCTTCGAGGACTTGTTGCGGATGGGCCGCGTCGATGGCTGTGGCGAACAGCTCACGCAGCAATTGTTGCGGATCGACCGACATGGCGGGCTCCCGGAATTCTTGTTATTGGAGTAGGGCAAAAAACAGGTGACTCGACTCGGACCTTGTGGGAGCTGGCTTGCCAGCGATACAGACGCTGCGGTCTTGCAGGCAGACCGAGGCAATTTCATCGCGGGCAAGCCCGCTCCCACAGGAAACGGGGCAGGGCTTAGTTCTTATCGCGAATCGAGAAATTCGCCATGTGTTCCAGGCCCTTGATCAGCGCCGAGTGGTCCCAGTTGCTGCCACCGATGGCCGCGCAAGTGCTGAACACCTGCTGGGTGTTGGCGGTGTTCGGCAGGTTGATGTTCAGCTCCTTGGCGCCTTGCAAGGCCAGGTTCAGGTCCTTCTGGTGCAGGCTGATGCGGAAGCCTGGATCGAAGGTTCCCTTGATCATGCGCTCGCCGTGCACTTCGAGGATCTTCGACGAAGCGAAGCCGCCCATCAGCGCTTCACGCACCTTGGCTGGATCGGCACCGTTCTTGGAAGCGAACAGCAGGGCTTCGGCCACGGCCTGGATGTTCAGCGCGACGATGATCTGGTTCGCCACTTTGGCGGTTTGACCGTCACCGTTGCCACCGACCAGGGTGATGTTCTTGCCCATGGCCTGGAACAGCGGCAGCGCGCGTTCGAAGGCATCGGCATCGCCGCCGACCATGATGCTCAGGGTCGCCGCCTTGGCACCGACTTCACCACCGGAGACCGGAGCGTCGAGGTATTGCGCGCCTTTTTCGTTGATCTTTGCAGCGAAAGCCTTGGTGGCGGTCGGCGAGATCGAGCTCATGTCGATCACTACTTTGCCTTTGCCAACACCGGCGGCAACGCCGTCGGCACGGAACAGTACGTCATCGACCTGCGGGGTATCCGGCACCATGACGATGATGAACTCGGCTTCCTGGGCCACTTCTTTCGGGTTCGCCAGGGCGACGGCGCCACCGGCAACCAGGTCGGCAGGGGCGGCATCGTGGTGCGCCGACAGGAACAGGCTGTGACCGGCTTTCTGCAGGTTCAACGCCATTGGGTGGCCCATGATGCCGGTGCCGATAAATCCGATTTTAGCCATGAGAAAATCCTCTTTTTATTGCTTTGTTCGCAAAATTCGTGGGGTGTCAGCGAGGGCGCCTTCGCGGGCAAGCCTCGCTCCTACAGACAACCCCGATCCCGTAGGAGCGAGGCTTGCCCGCGAAGAACGATGACGCGGTCTAGGGTCAGATCGCGTTATGGGTTTTGAGCCAGCCCAAACCCGCTTCCGTGGTGGTCAGCGGCTTGTATTCGCAACCGACCCAGCCCTGATAACCGATGCGATCCAGGTGTTCGAACAGGAAGCGGTAGTTGATTTCACCGGTACCTGGTTCGTTGCGTCCTGGGTTATCTGCCAGCTGCACATGGTTGATTTCGCCCAGGTGCGATTGCAGGGTGCGGGCCAGGTCACCCTCCATGATTTGCATGTGATAGATGTCGTATTGCAGGAACAGGTTGGCGCTGCCGACCTGCTCGCGAATCGACAGGGCTTGCGCCGTGTTGTTCAGGTAGAAGCCCGGGATGTCACGGGTGTTGATTGCTTCCATCACCAGTTTGATGCCCGCCGCCTGCAGCTTGTCGGCTGCGTACTTGAGGTTGGCGACGAAGGTTTTTTCCACGGTGGCATCGTCAACGCCTTGTGGGCGGATGCCGGCCAGGCAGTTGACCTGGGTGTTGCCCAGCACTTGTGCGTAAGCGATCGCCAGATCGACACCGGCGCGGAACTCTTCAACCCGATCCGGCAGGCAGGCGATACCGCGCTCGCCCTTGGCCCAGTCGCCGGCCGGCAGGTTGAACAGCACTTGGGTCAGACCGTTGGCGTCGAGCTTGGCCTTGATTTCGGCAGAGCTGAAGTCGTACGGGAACAGGTACTCGACACCACTGAAACCGGCCTTGGCGGCCGCTTCGAAACGGGCGAGAAAGTCCTGTTCGGTGAACAGCATGGACAGGTTGGCTGCGAAACGCGGCATGGTGGTCTCCCGTAAATTTGTGTAGGCCCCCTGTAGGAGTGAGCCTGCTCGCGATAGCGTAATGTCAGTCAACATTGATGTTGAATGTGCCGGCCTCATCGCGAGCAGGCTCGCTCCCACAGGGGGGACGATCAATCAGTCCAGCAACGAAATTGCCGTTGGCGCATCGTTGCCGACCAGCGCCAGGTCTTCGAATTCGTTGACGGCGTTGATCTCGGTGCCCATGGAAATGTTGGTCACGCGCTCCAGGATGATCTCGACGATCACCGGAACCTTGAACTCTTCGATCATCTGTTCGGCCTTGCGCAGGGCAGGGGCGATTTCAGACGGTTCGAATACACGCAGTGCCTTGCAGCCCAGGCCTTCGGCCACTGCGACGTGATCGACGCCATAACCGTTGAGTTCCGGTGCGTTCAGGTTGTCGAAGGACAGCTGCACGCAGTAGTCCATCTCGAACCCGCGCTGCGCCTGACGGATCAGGCCCAGGTACGAGTTGTTCACCACCACATGAATGTACGGCAGCTTGAACTGCGCACCCACCGCCAGTTCTTCGATCATGAACTGGAAGTCATAGTCCCCCGACAGGGCCACGACTTTGCGGCTCGGGTCAGCCTTGACCACGCCCAGCGCGGCAGGAATGGTCCAGCCCAGTGGGCCTGCCTGACCACAGTTGATCCAGTGGCGCGGCTTGTAGACGTGGAGGAACTGCGCGCCGGCAATCTGCGACAGACCGATGGTGCTGACGTAGCAGGTGTCTTTGCCGAACACCTGGTTCATCTCTTCGTAGACGCGCTGCGGCTTGACCGGCACGTTGTCGAAATGGGTCTTGCGCTGCAGGCTGGCTTTGCGCTGCTGGCAATCTTGCAGCCAGGCACTGCGGTTTTTCAGCTTGCCGGCAGCTTGCCACTCGCGAGCGACTTCGATGAACACGGTCAGCGCGGCAGCGGCGTCGGACACGATGCCCAGGTCCGGGGTGAATACGCGGCCGATCTGCGTGCCTTCGATGTCGACGTGAATGAACTTGCGGCCTTCGGTGTAGACGTCGACCGAACCGGTGTGGCGGTTGGCCCAACGGTTACCGATGCCCAGTACTACGTCGGACTTCAGCATCGTGGCGTTGCCATAACGGTGCGAGGTTTGCAGACCCACCATACCGACCATCAATGGGTGATCGTCCGGGATGGTGCCCCAGCCCATCAGGGTCGGGATGACCGGGATGCCGGTCAGTTCGGCAAACTCCACCAGCAGGTCGCTGGCGTCGGCATTGATGATGCCACCACCGGCCACCAGCAACGGGCGCTCGGCCTGGTCCAGCAAGGCCAGGGCCTTCTCGACTTGAACGCGGCTAGCGGTTGGTTTGGCCAATGGCAACGGCTGGTAGGCGTCGATGTCGAATTCGATTTCCGCCATCTGTACGTCGAACGGCAGGTCGATCAGCACCGGGCCTGGACGGCCGGAGCGCATTTCAAAAAAAGCTTTCTGGAACGCGTAAGGCACCTGGCCCGGTTCCAGAACGGTGGTTGCCCACTTGGTCACTGGCTTGACGATGCTGGTGATATCGACAGCCTGGAAGTCTTCCTTGTGCATACGGGCGCGGGGTGCCTGGCCGGTAATGCAGAGGATTGGAATCGAGTCGGCCGAGGCGCTGTAGAGCCCGGTGACCATGTCGGTACCGGCAGGGCCGGAAGTGCCGATGCACACGCCGATGTTGCCGGCCTTGGTGCGGGTGTAGCCCTCGGCCATGTGCGAGGCGCCTTCAACGTGGCGAGCGAGTACGTGATCGATGCCGCCGACCTTTTGCAGGGCGGAGTACAGCGGGTTGATGGCGGCACCGGGGATGCCAAAAGCGGTATCAACCCCTTCACGGCGCATCACCAGAACGGCGGCTTCGATTGCTCTCATTTTGCTCATGGTTTTGTGCCTCTTTACGTTTTGTAATTGTATACAAGTGGCTTTGCGCAGAGTGTATTCACGGCGGACGGCGCAGGTCAATCCATTTTCTCAAGCGGTCGTTTCATTCGTCGGAAGCCCGTTCTACTGTGGCTTTTCGTCGCATGCGGCGCTTTTCGAGAATTATTGTATACAAAAAAATAATTCATTGTGTTCTATTTGTTGCATCGGCCTGCGGCAGAACGAAGCAGGCCACCGGCTTTCCGAAAAACAAAATGAGGACGGCACCATGAGCGCTTTAACCTTGAAAGTCGCAGTCAACCTGGTCAACGAAGCCATCAACGCAGGGCGCGCCATCTCCGCGGCACCCCTGACCATTGCAGTGCTGGACGCCGGCGGGCACCTGATCGCCTTGCAGCGCGAGGATGGCGCCAGCCTGCTGCGCCCGCACGTCGCCATCGGCAAGGCCTGGGGCGCCATCGCCTTGGGCAAAGGCTCACGCCTGCTGGCACTGGACGCCCAACAGCGCCCGGCGTTCATCGCGGCGTTGAACAGCCTGGGGCAGGGCAGCGTCGTGCCGGCACCGGGTGGTGTGTTGGTCCGGGATCAGGACGGGAATGTGCTGGGGGCGGTGGGGATCAGCGGGGATTTGTCGGATGTTGACGAGCAGTGTGCGATCAATGCGATTGAGGCGTTGGGGTTGAGGGCGGATGCGGGGGTTGCTGCTTGAGTTGTAGCGCCTGATCCAATGCCATCGCCATCGCGAGCAGGCTCACTCCTACAAGGATCGGGATTGGACACAAAATGTCCGAACGCCAAAAATCCACTGTAGGAGTGAGCCTGCTCGCGATAGCTATCTACCAGACACACCTAGACAACAGATTGCCCCACACACTTGAATCCACAGAGCTAGCCTTCTCATGACCTGATCATGGGAGGCAATGGAATGCCGGATTTACCTGCCGCAAGTCGATTGCGAATCGGTCGCTATGCAGAAAACAGCCGAATTTATCTGTTAACCACCAACACAGCTCACAGAGTCCCGGTTTTCAAGGATTTCACCTTGGGCCGACTGGTGGTCGATCAATTTCGCAATGCACAGAATCTAGGTTTTACGAAGTCGTTGGCCTGGGTGGTCATGCCAGATCATTTTCACTGGTTAATTGAGTTGCAGAAGGGATCTCTGAGTGAATTGATGCAAAAAACCAAGTCGATGAGTACCAAAGCCATAAAGCAGTCTACCGGTCGAAGCAGCAGTATCTGGCAGAGAGGATTTCATGATCGGGCACTGCGACGGGAAGAGGATTTGGTGAAACTGGCTCGATATGTAGTAGCCAACCCGTTACGGGCTGGACTGGTCGAGAAGCTTGGCGATTATCCGTTGTGGGATGCTGTTTGGGTTTGAGCTGAAATCGAGTTGCCTTCATCGCGAGCAGGCTCACTCCTACAGAAAAACCCTTCCCTGTGGGAGCTGGCTTGCCAGCGATAGCCGCACCGCGGTCCATCAGTCCGGCTCACACCCCTTGAGCACCAACCGGATGATGGTCTGCGCCGCCGCTTCATAATCCTCTTCATCCAGCTTGGCCTTGCCGGTGATGGCGGTGATTTGCCAGTCGAAGTCGGCGTAGGTCTGGGTCGCGGCCCAGATGCTGAACATCAGGTGATTGGGGTCGATGGGCGCAATCTGGCCACGGTCGATCCAGGTCTGGATGCAGTCGATGTTGTGCTTGGCCTGGCCGTTGAGCTGTTCGACCAGGTCGGAACTCAGGTGCGGGGCGCCGTGCATGATTTCGCTGGCGAACACCTTGGAGGCGAAAGGCAGGTCGCGGGAGATGCGGATTTTCGAGCGGATGTAGCCGCTCAGCACTTCACTGGGCACACCCTCGGGATTGAACGGCGTCGAGGCCTGCAGGATCGGCTCGATGATGCTTTCCAGGACCTCGCGGTAGAGGTTTTCCTTGGATTTGAAGTAGTAGTAGACGTTGGGCTTGGGCAGTCCCGCCTTGGCTGCGATGTCACTGGTTTTGGTCGCAGCGAAGCCCTTGTCGGCAAATTCTTCACTGGCGGCACGCAGGATCAGTTGTTTGTTGCGCTCGCGGATGGTGCTCATAAACCAGAGGGTTCCTTGCCTGTACTGGCGGTGGCGCATGGTATCACCGGCCTTCGGCGACGCTCAAGAATGCTCCATGCGGCGTCAGGCCGCGCTATGCTGCACGGCATTCATTCAAGAAGGAAAGCCGATTCATGGCAGGAAGCAGTTTGCTCGTGCTGATCGACGACATCGCCGCCGTGCTGGACGATGTGGCGTTGATGACCAAAATGGCCGCCAAGAAGACCGCCGGGGTACTGGGCGATGACCTGGCGCTCAACGCCCAGCAGGTCAGCGGCGTGCGTGCCGAGCGGGAAATCCCGGTAGTCTGGGCGGTCGCCAAGGGCTCTTTCGTCAACAAACTGATCCTGGTGCCGTCGGCATTGGCCATCAGCGCGTTCATCCCGTGGCTGGTTACGCCGTTGTTGATGGTGGGGGGCGCTTACCTGTGCTTCGAAGGGTTCGAGAAGCTCGCCCACAAGTTCCTGCACAGCAAGGCTGAAGACCTGGCCGAACATGCCGAACTGGTAGAGGCCGTGGCGGATCCGGCGGTCGATCTGGTGGCGTTCGAAAAGGACAAGATCAAGGGCGCGATCCGTACCGACTTCATCCTCTCGGCGGAAATCATCGCCATCACCCTCGGCGTCGTGGCCGATTCGGCGCTGACCCAACAAGTCATCGTGCTCTCGGGCATCGCCATTGTCATGACTGTCGGCGTCTACGGGCTGGTGGCGGGCATCGTCAAACTCGATGACCTGGGCCTGTGGCTGACCCAAAAGCCGGGGCAAATAGCCAAAAGCATAGGCGGCGGCATTCTACGTGCAGCGCCATACATGATGAAAAGCCTGTCGGTGATCGGGACGGCGGCCATGTTCCTGGTCGGTGGCGGCATCCTCACCCACGGCGTGCCGGTGGTGCATCACTGGATCGAAAGTGTCAGCGCAGGGGCGGGTGGTGCCGGGTTTATCGTGCCGACGTTGCTCAATGCCGTGGCGGGGATCGTGGCGGGGGCGGTGGTGTTGGTGGGAGTGATGGCCGTCAGCAAGGTCTGGAAAGCGCTGAAAGGCTAAGACCGACGCATAACAAATGTAGGAGTGAGCCTGCTCGCGATAGCGGTATTACATTCAACGCGTATGTTGACTGTTATACCGCTATCGCGAGCAGGCTCACTCCTACAGTGTTTTATGCTCGCCGCAATTACTCGGCAATCTGCAACTTGCGCGACTCGGTGTACACGTAGCGCACCTTCTCGTACTCGAACGGCGAGTTCAGCTGGCCATAACGGAAGCTGGTCTGATTGCGCTTGTCGATGCCGCGCAGGATCCAGACTTCCGGATGGTTGGAGCTGACTTCGGCCACGTTGAGGAAGTTGATGGCGTTCTCGGCGCTGAAATCGACCACCAGCCCGCCCGTGTCACGCAGGTTGGACGGACCGAGGATCGGCAGTACGAAGTAGGCGCCGCCTGGAACACCATAGAAGCCCAGGGTCTGGCCGAAGTCTTCGTTCTGGCGCGGCAGGCCCATGGCGGTGGCCGGGTCCCACAGGCCGGCTATGCCGATGGTGGTGTT
Proteins encoded in this window:
- the hyi gene encoding hydroxypyruvate isomerase, whose product is MPRFAANLSMLFTEQDFLARFEAAAKAGFSGVEYLFPYDFSSAEIKAKLDANGLTQVLFNLPAGDWAKGERGIACLPDRVEEFRAGVDLAIAYAQVLGNTQVNCLAGIRPQGVDDATVEKTFVANLKYAADKLQAAGIKLVMEAINTRDIPGFYLNNTAQALSIREQVGSANLFLQYDIYHMQIMEGDLARTLQSHLGEINHVQLADNPGRNEPGTGEINYRFLFEHLDRIGYQGWVGCEYKPLTTTEAGLGWLKTHNAI
- the gcl gene encoding glyoxylate carboligase — protein: MSKMRAIEAAVLVMRREGVDTAFGIPGAAINPLYSALQKVGGIDHVLARHVEGASHMAEGYTRTKAGNIGVCIGTSGPAGTDMVTGLYSASADSIPILCITGQAPRARMHKEDFQAVDITSIVKPVTKWATTVLEPGQVPYAFQKAFFEMRSGRPGPVLIDLPFDVQMAEIEFDIDAYQPLPLAKPTASRVQVEKALALLDQAERPLLVAGGGIINADASDLLVEFAELTGIPVIPTLMGWGTIPDDHPLMVGMVGLQTSHRYGNATMLKSDVVLGIGNRWANRHTGSVDVYTEGRKFIHVDIEGTQIGRVFTPDLGIVSDAAAALTVFIEVAREWQAAGKLKNRSAWLQDCQQRKASLQRKTHFDNVPVKPQRVYEEMNQVFGKDTCYVSTIGLSQIAGAQFLHVYKPRHWINCGQAGPLGWTIPAALGVVKADPSRKVVALSGDYDFQFMIEELAVGAQFKLPYIHVVVNNSYLGLIRQAQRGFEMDYCVQLSFDNLNAPELNGYGVDHVAVAEGLGCKALRVFEPSEIAPALRKAEQMIEEFKVPVIVEIILERVTNISMGTEINAVNEFEDLALVGNDAPTAISLLD
- a CDS encoding TetR/AcrR family transcriptional regulator, translated to MSTIRERNKQLILRAASEEFADKGFAATKTSDIAAKAGLPKPNVYYYFKSKENLYREVLESIIEPILQASTPFNPEGVPSEVLSGYIRSKIRISRDLPFASKVFASEIMHGAPHLSSDLVEQLNGQAKHNIDCIQTWIDRGQIAPIDPNHLMFSIWAATQTYADFDWQITAITGKAKLDEEDYEAAAQTIIRLVLKGCEPD
- a CDS encoding 2-hydroxy-3-oxopropionate reductase, giving the protein MAKIGFIGTGIMGHPMALNLQKAGHSLFLSAHHDAAPADLVAGGAVALANPKEVAQEAEFIIVMVPDTPQVDDVLFRADGVAAGVGKGKVVIDMSSISPTATKAFAAKINEKGAQYLDAPVSGGEVGAKAATLSIMVGGDADAFERALPLFQAMGKNITLVGGNGDGQTAKVANQIIVALNIQAVAEALLFASKNGADPAKVREALMGGFASSKILEVHGERMIKGTFDPGFRISLHQKDLNLALQGAKELNINLPNTANTQQVFSTCAAIGGSNWDHSALIKGLEHMANFSIRDKN
- a CDS encoding GlcG/HbpS family heme-binding protein, with translation MSALTLKVAVNLVNEAINAGRAISAAPLTIAVLDAGGHLIALQREDGASLLRPHVAIGKAWGAIALGKGSRLLALDAQQRPAFIAALNSLGQGSVVPAPGGVLVRDQDGNVLGAVGISGDLSDVDEQCAINAIEALGLRADAGVAA
- a CDS encoding REP-associated tyrosine transposase, with translation MPDLPAASRLRIGRYAENSRIYLLTTNTAHRVPVFKDFTLGRLVVDQFRNAQNLGFTKSLAWVVMPDHFHWLIELQKGSLSELMQKTKSMSTKAIKQSTGRSSSIWQRGFHDRALRREEDLVKLARYVVANPLRAGLVEKLGDYPLWDAVWV
- a CDS encoding DUF808 domain-containing protein; this translates as MAGSSLLVLIDDIAAVLDDVALMTKMAAKKTAGVLGDDLALNAQQVSGVRAEREIPVVWAVAKGSFVNKLILVPSALAISAFIPWLVTPLLMVGGAYLCFEGFEKLAHKFLHSKAEDLAEHAELVEAVADPAVDLVAFEKDKIKGAIRTDFILSAEIIAITLGVVADSALTQQVIVLSGIAIVMTVGVYGLVAGIVKLDDLGLWLTQKPGQIAKSIGGGILRAAPYMMKSLSVIGTAAMFLVGGGILTHGVPVVHHWIESVSAGAGGAGFIVPTLLNAVAGIVAGAVVLVGVMAVSKVWKALKG